One window of Amaranthus tricolor cultivar Red isolate AtriRed21 chromosome 11, ASM2621246v1, whole genome shotgun sequence genomic DNA carries:
- the LOC130827802 gene encoding AP-3 complex subunit delta: protein MMDSFFQRSLEDLIKGIRLHAPDSITSISTFLSKAMEEIHKEIRSNDPHTKSTALLKLTYLHSLYGFDMNWAAFHVVEVISYPQFSLKKIGYLAATLSFNESTEVLLLVTNQFRKDLSSPNDFEVSLALQCISVIATPDLSCDLCNDVFTLLSSTRIYVKKKAIAVCLRVFSKYPDGVRICFKRLVDNLESSDLQAVSAAVGVLCELTLRDPKAYLPLAPEFYRVLLDCKNNWVLIKVLKIFAKLAVLEPRLGKKIVGPICEMMERTMAKSLLFECVRTVVSSLSDHESAVKVSVLKIKEFLSEDDPNLKYLGLQALSDLAEGNLWAVLENKDAVVKSLSDVDPNIKLASLRLLMAMVSEDNVAEITRVLVNYALKSDPHFCNEILRSILVTCSRNYYEIVFDFDWYVYLLGEMARVPHCQTGEQIESQLVDIGMRVKDARPELVRVGRDLLTDPALLGNPSLHGILSAAAWVCGEYVEFSKNPFELVEALLQPRTSLLPPSIRAVYIQSTFKVFVFCLQSCLWRQDEVDYDMDPKSRSFSNMRDSDMSFDDNDNDNDDALQEPATLSLSKTETCSEEAIVKLIDLIETTLGPLSWTHEVEVQERARNILGVVQLVKPDIRSCSGQHRDESGKKETKVSEITKFLDDLFTEELGPISVNAQSRVPVPSDLTLVDNLSDLDMIYSDIQISPASVFSLGTSHSKEKTDDVRSNGPGKEDVESSGESTSLLAMHRKRHGLYYLSSEAGSNDYPPANESKAADNQGDEVNDLVKLTGQSLTLKKKPQHAKPRPVVVKLDESENFIPTKKLEVTNDLLSGAVTDVLLGNNEVSTSSKYGEADKLSIKRRGKETLVIGGPPDSREDSGAADFEVGNPSSGRSKHKERRHRSHDESGKGKEERSRKEKKKSSHHRQSRQKATEKQGDSNVAIHNQKIPDFLL from the coding sequence ATGATGGACTCATTTTTTCAGCGTTCTTTAGAGGATTTAATCAAGGGAATTAGGTTACATGCCCCAGATTCCATAACATCCATTTCAACTTTTCTTTCAAAAGCCATGGAAGAAATTCATAAAGAAATTAGGTCAAATGACCCACATACAAAATCTACTGCTCTTCTTAAACTTACTTATCTTCATTCTCTTTATGGGTTTGACATGAATTGGGCTGCTTTTCATGTAGTTGAAGTCATTAGTTACCCACAATTTTCTCTAAAAAAGATTGGGTATTTAGCTGCTACATTGTCTTTTAATGAATCTACTGAAGTTCTTCTTCTTGTAACAAATCAATTTAGGAAAGATCTTTCAAGCCCTAATGATTTTGAGGTGAGCCTTGCTCTTCAATGTATATCAGTTATTGCTACACCTGATTTATCTTGTGATTTATGCAATGATGTTTTTACTTTATTGTCAAGTACTAGAATTTATGTTAAAAAGAAGGCAATTGCTGTTTGTTTGAGGGTTTTTAGTAAGTACCCAGATGGGGTTAGGATATGTTTTAAGAGATTAGTTGATAATCTGGAAAGTTCTGATCTTCAAGCTGTTTCAGCAGCTGTTGGGGTGTTGTGTGAGCTCACATTGCGAGACCCGAAAGCCTATTTGCCTTTAGCGCCCGAGTTTTACCGCGTTTTGCTTGATTGTAAGAATAATTGGGTGTTGATTAAGGTGTTAAAGATATTTGCTAAGTTGGCTGTTTTAGAACCTAGGCTAGGTAAAAAGATTGTTGGTCCGATTTGCGAGATGATGGAGCGAACCATGGCAAAGTCATTGTTGTTTGAGTGCGTTCGAACTGTTGTAAGTAGCTTGAGTGATCATGAATCTGCTGTTAAAGTTTCCGTTTTGAAGATTAAGGAGTTTTTGTCCGAGGATGATCCTAATTTGAAGTACCTTGGTTTACAAGCACTTTCGGATCTTGCTGAGGGTAACTTGTGGGCTGTGTTAGAGAATAAGGATGCTGTGGTAAAGTCTCTTAGTGATGTGGATCCCAATATTAAGTTAGCGTCGTTGCGTCTTCTTATGGCTATGGTATCGGAGGATAATGTGGCCGAAATTACTAGGGTTTTGGTTAATTATGCGCTAAAGTCTGATCCTCACTTCTGTAATGAGATCCTTAGATCAATACTAGTTACTTGCTCTAGAAATTATTACGagattgtttttgattttgattggtATGTATATCTTCTCGGTGAAATGGCTAGGGTTCCACACTGTCAAACCGGGGAGCAGATTGAGAGCCAGCTTGTTGATATTGGTATGAGAGTAAAGGATGCCAGACCAGAGTTAGTTAGAGTTGGCCGTGATCTTTTAACTGATCCCGCGTTACTTGGTAACCCGTCTTTACATGGGATATTATCTGCCGCTGCTTGGGTTTGTGGTGAGTATGTCGAGTTTTCAAAAAACCCGTTTGAATTGGTGGAAGCATTGTTGCAGCCACGTACTAGCTTACTACCACCCTCAATACGAGCTGTCTACATTCAATCCACATTTAAGGTTTTCGTGTTTTGTCTTCAGTCTTGTCTCTGGCGGCAAGATGAAGTCGACTATGACATGGATCCTAAAAGTCGTAGTTTTTCTAATATGAGGGACTCCGATATGTCTTTTGATGATAATGACAATGACAACGACGATGCCTTGCAAGAGCCGGCCACTTTATCACTGTCTAAGACCGAAACTTGCTCCGAAGAAGCTATCGTCAAGTTAATAGATCTTATTGAAACAACTTTAGGACCATTATCTTGGACCCATGAAGTGGAAGTACAAGAGCGAGCTCGAAATATTCTTGGCGTTGTGCAATTAGTGAAGCCTGATATTCGTTCTTGTTCTGGTCAGCACAGAGACGAATCAGGGAAGAAAGAAACTAAAGTGTCTGAAATAACTAAATTCTTGGATGATCTTTTCACGGAAGAGCTCGGTCCAATCTCTGTAAATGCTCAATCTAGAGTTCCTGTACCCAGTGATCTTACACTCGTAGATAACCTCTCTGATTTGGACATGATTTATAGTGATATTCAGATTAGTCCCGCATCGGTCTTTTCTCTTGGAACTTCTCATTCCAAAGAGAAAACCGATGATGTTCGTTCTAACGGGCCAGGTAAAGAAGATGTGGAATCATCCGGTGAATCCACATCGTTGCTTGCTATGCATCGTAAACGACATGGATTATATTATCTTTCTTCGGAGGCAGGATCAAATGATTACCCTCCTGCCAACGAAAGCAAAGCTGCGGATAATCAAGGCGATGAGGTGAATGATCTTGTGAAATTGACGGGGCAATCACTTACACTTAAAAAAAAGCCGCAACATGCTAAGCCTCGTCCTGTGGTGGTTAAACTAGACGAGAGCGAGAATTTCATACCCACGAAGAAGTTAGAAGTTACGAATGACTTGCTTTCGGGTGCTGTTACAGACGTTCTTTTAGGCAATAACGAGGTTTCTACTTCATCAAAGTACGGGGAAGCTGATAAGTTATCGATCAAAAGGAGAGGGAAGGAAACACTTGTCATTGGCGGTCCTCCTGATTCGAGGGAAGATTCTGGTGCAGCAGATTTCGAGGTCGGGAATCCAAGCTCTGGGAGAAGCAAACATAAGGAGAGGCGACATCGTAGCCATGATGAAAGTGGTAAAGGGAAAGAAGAAAGAAGTCGAAAGGAGAAGAAAAAGAGCAGTCATCACCGTCAAAGCCGACAAAAGGCGACAGAGAAACAAGGCGACTCGAATGTTGCTATACACAACCAGAAAATACCCGATTTTCTGTTATAG